The Nocardia sp. NBC_00508 nucleotide sequence CGGTCGGCATGTTTCGGCCGACCTGCTCTGGTTCGAGCTCCTGCGGCATCGACGGGACAGCGACGTGACCGGAACCAGCGTCAGGTCTGGCGCTCGAAGATCGCGGCGATGCCCTGCCCGCCACCGATGCAGCTGTGCATCCACCACAACACCGCGTCTTTTGGAGCGGGCTGCATTGCGTTGGTACAGGTTAGGGCTCGAGCACGATTTTGCCGTGGGTGTGTCGGCGTTCGAGTTCGGTGTAGGCCCGGCGGACCTGTGTCAACGGGTAGACGTTCGCGATAGGAACTTCGAGGTGTCCCTCGGCGATCAGGGCGGCCAATTCGGCGAGTACCTCGGCGCCCGGCCTGGCGTTGGTTCCGGGTTCGGTCTTGACTCCGTACTTCGCGGCCGCTGCGAAATCGGCGATGGTGTCGATCCGCTCGACCGCGACGCCGAGGGCAAGGGCAAGTTCGACGTACCCGCCGCCGTTGGTGTCGATGAAGGCATCGATGCCGCCCGGTGCGGCGGCCTTGATCCGGTCGATGGCGCCGTCACCGTATGCGACCGGGATCACGCCGTGGCTTTGCAGCCACTCGTGGTTGCTGTCGCTCGCCAGGCCGATGACCGTGGCTCCGGCACGGCGCGCGAGCTGAACGGCGAGCGAGCCGACTCCTCCGGCTGCTCCGGAGACGACAACGGTCTCCCCCTTGTCGAGCTGTACGGAATGCACTGCCCCCCAGGCAGTCACCCCGGCGACGTACAGGCCGCCCGCCACCTCCCATGAGACGTTCTTCGGTTTGGGTGTGAGGTTGTCGACGTCGACCAGGACCAACTCGGCCTGGGCGGCCCGGTTCTCGGAGAACCCGATCACCTCGTCGCCGACCGAGAATCGGTCGACTCCGACGCCGACCTCGGCGACAACCCCGGCGAGATCGCTGCCTTGCCCGGACGGAAACGTCGAGGGAAAGATGCCGGCCATCGCGCCGGTTCGAATGGCCGCCTCACCGGGGTTGATGCCTGCCGCCTTTACCCGAACCAGCACCTGCCCGTCGTCAGGCACGGGGCGGTCGACATCGTCGACCCGCAAGACCTCGATTCCGCCGAACTCGTCGTATCTGACTGCCTTTGCCATTGTCTTGCTTCTCCTCCGATGCACGCGCGCGCCTGACCTCGAGAACGGGAATGGTGGGCACCGGTGTGCCCGTCACCAGGGCACCGTTCCGGCGTCGTCGAAGAATCCGCCGGTCGCTCCGTCGTCGGGCAGGGTCGCGAGGTGAATTGCGATGGCCGCACCCTGTTGCGGTGTACGGACGCCGCGAAAGCCGTTGAGGTCGGTGGCGGTGAAACCGGGACAGCCGGAGTTGATCAGGATGTTGGTATCACCCAGTTCCTTGACGTATTGGATAGTGAGGGCGTTGAGGAAGGTCTTCGAGGCCAAGTAGGCGGCGGGAACCGGGCCCATGTCGATGCCGGGTGTGGTTTGCAGGGCGAGCGAGCCGACGCTGCTGGACATGTTGACGATCCGCGGTGAGGCCGAGGCGCGCAGCATAGGCAGCATCGCGTTGGTGACCCGGATGACCCCGATCACGTTGGTTTCCACGACAGCTCGCACGGTCGCGGGATCGACCGTGGTCGGTGTCTGCGGCGAACCGCCGGTGATCGCGGCGTTGTTGACCAGAACATCGAGCCCTCCGGCATGGTCGGCGATCAATTCGGCCGCCGCGGCCACACTTGCGTCGTCGGTCACGTCGAGCGGCACGCCGAACGCATCGGTCCCGGCCGCGCGCAGCTTCTCCACCGCGGTGTCGCGGCGTTGCCGATCGCGCGCGCCCACACCGATTCGCCAGCCGAGCGCGCCCAGGCCCGCGGCGATCTCGTATCCGATTCCCTTGTTCGCGCCGGTCACCAGCGCAATCGTCTGTTCACTCACACCGCCGATCCTGCTGCGGCTCCGGGTGCAGCGTCCAAGACCGATCGGGTGGGCGGCGATACCGCACGGGTATTGGTCGTGGTCATCGCCGGATACCATGACCTGGTGGAGACGCGGGAGATGCGATACTTCGTCGCCGTCGCCGAGGAGTTGCACTTCGGGCGGGCGGCACAACGGCTCGCGATCGCGCAACCACCACTATCGCGAGCCATCCAGCAGCTCGAACGGCGGCTCGGAGTCGTCCTGCTGCACCGCACCGCTCGCGCCGTCGCCTTGACCGAGGCCGGGGCGGTGCTGCTGCGGGAGGCCCGGACCGCGCTCGACGCGGTCGAAGCCGCCGAGCGGCGAACCCGCCGTGCCGCGGCCGACCAGCCCGGTGTGGTGCTGGCCACCAAGGCCGGAGCGTCCAGCGAACTGTTGTCGAAGCTGCTGCACGCCTACACCGCCGAACCGGGCGCCGTGGCAGTCGAGGTGATGCTGTGCGGGCCGGGCCAGCCGGAAAGTCTGCTGCGCAACGGGCGTGCCGACGTTGCTCTGCTCCACCGGCCTTACGACACGACAGCCGGATTCGACACCGAGGATCTGCACACCGAACAGCAGGTCGTGGTCCTGCCCGCGGGGCACCCCCTCGCCAACCGGCCCCACATGTCGATAGCCGAGGTTTCCGCCCTGACGGACCTGCCCCTGCCGCGCTGGCCTGGACGGGATGGCAGCTATCCGGACGGTCCCGGCCCGCAGGTGCGCGACCATACCCAACTATTCCAACTGATCGCGCTCGGACTGGCCTGCGCGGTCGTGCCCGAGTCGCTGCGAACCCAGCTACGCGACGATCATGCCGTCGTGCCCGTGCCAGACGCACCCGCCGTCACGACCGTCATCGCTTGGCCGCCACACAGCAGATCCAAAGCCGTTGCCGACCTTGTCCACACCGCGACACGCCTCTAATCGACACCACTGTTCGCCGACCGTATCGAGCATCACCAATCTTTCGGGATACATCCGGATTCGGGATACATCCGGAAATGCCGCAACCCGCGCGGTTCGAAGCCGGCTGATGCGTGCCTACGGAAGACCAACGGGCCGAGCGCCTTACAGCCGTGGCCTAGAACTCAGCCGCCCGGTTGCCGACGTGCAGCCGGGTCGCTGTCGGCCTGGTACCGGCGTAGTCCCTCGTCGGACACCCGAGCGTATTCGGCGAGGCTGCGGACCGAGGTATGGCCGGACAACTTCATCAACATCGGTGTGGACGCGCCGTCCTCGGCGGCGTGGGTCAACCGGGAATGTCGCAGTTGGTGCAGGACGTAAGGGCCGTCGTCGTAGTGCGCGGTGTGGGTTTCGAACAGTTCGGCCGCGCGCCGGTAGGACAGCCGGGCCCGCCCGGTTTTCGGGTCGATGTCGCCTGCGGCCGCAGTGCGTCGTTCAGCTGATCACCCTGCGGCACTGTCGAATCCGCGCTGGTCAGAGATCGCTGACGCGACTTTTCTCCGCACTGGACCCCTCGGGCCGAACTCACCGGACGGAATGCGCGCAGTGTCGAGGATCTGGTCGATCTGCTGGTGGCGATCGAACTACACGCCATCCACCGCTAGCCGGTACCTGCTCTCCAGGCCGTCGAGCAGCGATTCCAGACCGACCTCGAAAGCGTCCCGATCGATCCGTTGTTCCCGATCGGCCAGCAGGTGCGCCTCGTTCAGATGTGGATACGCGTCGGCGTAGACCGCCGCGTCGGACGGGAAGCCCGCGGCGAACGAGCCGAGGGACGCCCCCGTGAGGAAATACCGCATGAGTGTGCCGACGGTGGTGGCCTCCCGGCGCGGCCAGCCCGCCGCGACGAGGCCGCCGAAGACCGCGTCGGCCATGCGCAGTGCGTTCGGCCGATGACCTGGCCCGCTGGCCAGGGCCGGAACGATGCGTGGGTGCGCGGCCATCGCGGTGCGATAGGAGCGCGCCCAGGCACGCAGCGATGCTCGCCAGTCCGGGTTGGCGGCCGAGAGTTGGTCGAACATGGCGATGTCGACTTCGCCGAGCACGGCGTCGACCACCGCATCGATGAGGTCGTCCTTGGTGCGGACGTGGTTGTACAGCGACGGTCCCTGCACTCCCAGTTCGGTGGCCAGCCGTCGCGTCGACACGGCCGCCAGCCCTTCGGCGTCGACGAGGGCGAGCGCGGTCTCGACGATGCGCTCGCGGGTCAGCAGCGGCCTGCGCGGTCGGGCCATCGGGGACTCCTTTCGATCTGCCGCATTGTCGCAGCCAGGCACTGATACTTGCGCCGCTGGTTTCAGTGTCCTACGGTGTGACGGAAACTTGCGCTGCTAGTTTTTTGGAGAGCGATGTCGAGATTCATCAGGCGGTCGGTATGAACGCCACCCTGTCGTTGGCCGGCATCCTGGCCGGACAGGCGAGACGGCGGCCGGATCGGGCCGCGCTGATATACGGGTCGCAGCGAATCGCCTTCGCTCAGTTGTGGCATCGGGCGCGCGGGCAGGCCGCGGCGTTGATCGACCTCGGGGTGCAGCCCGGTGACCGGGCAGCGCTGATATGCCCGAATCTGGTGGATTTCCCGTGGCCTACTACGCGATACTCATCTCGGTCACGGATGTTCCCGGCGGCGTGCAGGCCGAGCGTCGTATAACGATCGCCGCCGAGGGGGCGCAGCGTCCGGCATGTGTCGCCGAGAGCATTGTTCGGTACCTCGGCTGAATTCACTCACATTTCTTCTCTCGGGATAGAGTCATGCCTATTTTCGATATTGCGGTGCGGATGAGTGCATAGTTGTCGTCGGAGCCAAAATTCGGTTCGTGACTTATGTGGGTGACGTAGTGACAGTGCTGGATCGGTAGTTCAGGATGAAAGTGTCCGTATAAAGATTCGATTACGGACGCTCAGGAAAGGCTTGCAATGAAGCACGGAATTCGTCGCCACGTATTCGGCGCCGCGGTTGTCGCCGGTATCACCACTCTCGCCATGAGCCTCGGCGTCGCGGCCGCCGACACGGAACCGGATGTTAGGTCACCGGAGCAACAACTCGTCGACGAGCTGGCCGCGGGGCTGGGAGCCGCACCCGACGGCAGGCAACCGAAGGTGATCGTGGACTCCGGCAGCAGCTCGGGTTCGGCTGCGCGCAGCTACGCATCCGCCGCGGTCGGCGAAGGTCCCGAGATGTCCGCCTACCTGGCGGCTTTCATGCACGCGCTGGCTCATCCCGACGCGTCGCCGCCCGGAGTCAACCGGGAGAACTGCACCCCGTCGCCCGCGCACCCGCGGCCTGTGGTCCTGGTGCACGGGACCTGGCTGAACGCCTACGACACCTTCGCGTACCTGTCGCCCCGGTTGGCGCGTGCCGGATACTGCGTCTACGCATTCAATTACGGCCGATCCGGTCTTTTGCAGGGCGGTGGCATCGGCCCGATTATGCCCGGCCGCTACGGTGTGGGCCCGATGGAGGATTCCGCGCGGCAATTGCGCGATTTCGTCGAGCAGGTGCGCGCCACGACCGGGGCGGACCGGGTCGATCTCATCGGCCACTCCCAGGGTGGGCCGGTGTCGAGCCAGTACATGAAGTTCGAGGGCGGCGCCGACAAGGTCGGAAAACTGATCACCTTCGGAGCGACCCACCACGGCACCTCGCTGATGGGAATGGCCACCCTCGGGCGGCTGATCACCGATATCGGCATCAATATTCTGGGTTTCTATGAGCCGATCGTGGGCCAAGCGAATATCCAGCAGGCGGTCGGATCGCGGTTCTACGCGAAATTGAACGAAAGCGGCGACACCGTGCCCGGCGTCGAGTACACGTCGGTGGGCCCCCGGCACGACGAGGTCTCCAATCCCTATGAATGGACCTTCTTGACACCGGGACCGGATGCGACGGTGCACAACATCACTCTGCAGGACGGCTGTGCCGAGGACTGGTCCGATCACCTGACGATCATGTACTCCCCCCGCGCGGCCTCGATCGCCCTGCGTGCCCTCGATCCGGACGCGAATCCGAATCTCGTCTGCGCCTTCAACCCGTGGATGATCGGAGGGGCGAGTCACTGATCCCATCGAAGCGATCGGCCCTGTGGCCCGGTCCTTGGTGTGCGCCAGGGCCGGGCCACAGGGCTGTCTCAGCGCGAAAGGATCAGACACTCGATTCGATCGCGACGCTGCCGCGGGTGACCGCCCGGCCAGTCGGCGCCGACCCGTTCCCGATGAAGAACTCGCGAGCGGTGGGTATCGCTGGCCGCTTCATCTTCGCACTGATGCGAGCGATGGTGGTACGCAGCAGTATTCGCCGTGCGATTCCAAGGTGTCGCGATCTCCTGCGCGCCCGCCGGGCGGGTGTGCCGACGCCGTCGCAGGAGTTGTGAGAGTGCATCATGCCGCGTAGTTCCGCACTGTGCACGACCGGTATCCGCGAATCGACAACAGATAGAATCAGTGAGCTGCATCACATCTCGGTGCGTGTAGTGAACTTCGGGCACCCCCGTGTCGGGTATGCCACCGGCTCCTGTGATATTTCCGGCCGTGCCGCGACATCCAGTGGGCGCGCGGGATGACGGCACCGCTACACGCTCGGATAGCTGCCGGTAATGAAAACGCGGGGTTACATATACCGAACCGCTCGGCGATACGGCACGTCCGAGCCGTGGCATCGATTGTTGCTTGGGGATAGCAGTCCTCCGGTTTCGGCGAACGGGCGCAGGAATGTGCCCCTGGACACACACGCGTGCCCGTGGAACTCTGAGTGCGGGAAGGGGTATCGACGCGGTGTTATCGAAGGGGCTGAATCTTCTCACCGCCGATCGTCAATTGAGCAAACCGCCCGTGCGACAACGGTGTCTCATCACGGTGGACCAACCTTGCGTCTGACAGATGCGGGAGTCTGAGTGTTGAAAAATACTGAAAACTTTGTCGAGCCGACGAATAGTCCGATCGAATACCGACCACCCGGTGTGGAATCGTCCGAACAAGCACGCGCAGAAAAGATTGCACGATTGCGTGATCTATGGTCTGCGGTGACGAGCGCTCCGGCGGAGAATCTGTCGGATGACTTTCCGCTGACCATGGAATCGCTGCACGCGATCGCCCTCAAGTCCGCCATCGAGACGGATTTCGGTGTCGAACTGGATCTCGATGTTTTCTTCGAGCGGTGCACGCTGGGCGTGCTGGCCGATGAAATCCAGGCGGTCCAGGTGCTGCAGGGCGCGCGAAATATCGCATTCCATCATTTCGAGCCGCGACCGGAATCGGCCTTCGAGCCATTTCCGCTGACCGATGTCCAGCACGCCTATTGGCTGGGCAGCCAGGCTTTCGAACTCGGGGGCCGATCGGCGCATGTCTACGGCGAGCTGGACGTCTTCGGTGTCGACGTGGCGCCGCTGGAAATCGGCCTGAATCGGCTCATCGCCGGCCATCCGATGCTGCGCGCCGTACTGCTGCCCGACGGTCGGCAGAAGGTATTGGCCGAGGTGCCGCCGTTCCGTATCCGCGGCTGTGACCTGCGGGGCAGCGAACCGGAGGCGGTGGAGCGGGCGCTGGCGGACACGCGTGCTGAACTCGGCCAGCAGCGGTTCGACGCCACCGTGTGGCCGCTGTTCGACATTCGTG carries:
- a CDS encoding NADP-dependent oxidoreductase, whose product is MAKAVRYDEFGGIEVLRVDDVDRPVPDDGQVLVRVKAAGINPGEAAIRTGAMAGIFPSTFPSGQGSDLAGVVAEVGVGVDRFSVGDEVIGFSENRAAQAELVLVDVDNLTPKPKNVSWEVAGGLYVAGVTAWGAVHSVQLDKGETVVVSGAAGGVGSLAVQLARRAGATVIGLASDSNHEWLQSHGVIPVAYGDGAIDRIKAAAPGGIDAFIDTNGGGYVELALALGVAVERIDTIADFAAAAKYGVKTEPGTNARPGAEVLAELAALIAEGHLEVPIANVYPLTQVRRAYTELERRHTHGKIVLEP
- a CDS encoding SDR family NAD(P)-dependent oxidoreductase; the protein is MSEQTIALVTGANKGIGYEIAAGLGALGWRIGVGARDRQRRDTAVEKLRAAGTDAFGVPLDVTDDASVAAAAELIADHAGGLDVLVNNAAITGGSPQTPTTVDPATVRAVVETNVIGVIRVTNAMLPMLRASASPRIVNMSSSVGSLALQTTPGIDMGPVPAAYLASKTFLNALTIQYVKELGDTNILINSGCPGFTATDLNGFRGVRTPQQGAAIAIHLATLPDDGATGGFFDDAGTVPW
- a CDS encoding LysR family transcriptional regulator encodes the protein METREMRYFVAVAEELHFGRAAQRLAIAQPPLSRAIQQLERRLGVVLLHRTARAVALTEAGAVLLREARTALDAVEAAERRTRRAAADQPGVVLATKAGASSELLSKLLHAYTAEPGAVAVEVMLCGPGQPESLLRNGRADVALLHRPYDTTAGFDTEDLHTEQQVVVLPAGHPLANRPHMSIAEVSALTDLPLPRWPGRDGSYPDGPGPQVRDHTQLFQLIALGLACAVVPESLRTQLRDDHAVVPVPDAPAVTTVIAWPPHSRSKAVADLVHTATRL
- a CDS encoding tyrosine-type recombinase/integrase encodes the protein MDPKTGRARLSYRRAAELFETHTAHYDDGPYVLHQLRHSRLTHAAEDGASTPMLMKLSGHTSVRSLAEYARVSDEGLRRYQADSDPAARRQPGG
- a CDS encoding TetR/AcrR family transcriptional regulator, which codes for MARPRRPLLTRERIVETALALVDAEGLAAVSTRRLATELGVQGPSLYNHVRTKDDLIDAVVDAVLGEVDIAMFDQLSAANPDWRASLRAWARSYRTAMAAHPRIVPALASGPGHRPNALRMADAVFGGLVAAGWPRREATTVGTLMRYFLTGASLGSFAAGFPSDAAVYADAYPHLNEAHLLADREQRIDRDAFEVGLESLLDGLESRYRLAVDGV
- a CDS encoding esterase/lipase family protein, yielding MKHGIRRHVFGAAVVAGITTLAMSLGVAAADTEPDVRSPEQQLVDELAAGLGAAPDGRQPKVIVDSGSSSGSAARSYASAAVGEGPEMSAYLAAFMHALAHPDASPPGVNRENCTPSPAHPRPVVLVHGTWLNAYDTFAYLSPRLARAGYCVYAFNYGRSGLLQGGGIGPIMPGRYGVGPMEDSARQLRDFVEQVRATTGADRVDLIGHSQGGPVSSQYMKFEGGADKVGKLITFGATHHGTSLMGMATLGRLITDIGINILGFYEPIVGQANIQQAVGSRFYAKLNESGDTVPGVEYTSVGPRHDEVSNPYEWTFLTPGPDATVHNITLQDGCAEDWSDHLTIMYSPRAASIALRALDPDANPNLVCAFNPWMIGGASH